One genomic segment of Ricinus communis isolate WT05 ecotype wild-type chromosome 5, ASM1957865v1, whole genome shotgun sequence includes these proteins:
- the LOC8279482 gene encoding uncharacterized protein LOC8279482, which produces MKTLTFANPTIYTNSKFSPSIFLLSLSQQNTKVFGFSLKKSLYIFKTTKTFPVIKASATTNDNSLNYGGWDDFRLGGDLPNSGESSQVPYFLVSRGIDDSKKYIFVFFLGIFCAFAISRVRVSSIIVFPASVLIFAIGFSLGFFRGGNLIELSANASKKRAKDEIFRVCSERLRSLVGFFDGFDVKVNDLKNYIQRVIDTKEIELGDLENYISVIESLQASALNSRNVVESTIVGVGNSSSVLAENQKSSVRKKKEIGEVGFGLLQFVGGLFGEKLVDSKPPKVKDKDNAKQGLTNDQSQGNDKVFANDQTQVNSSTQQIRLNIVDNDQGNNPSMFSQGLTNKSALDWDTERRIRIMSENAKMNTGETGGNWKRFIDSQEYSYQSSRLQFVDNQRVSWTMNKNNETEMWKSRENWRDSVDLNFSFKHAETEASFVQEQMLKQSSGAYKPSKNRNVNEDKGYRSQFREEEPSDDSRLPDNQSVMEGEVGSSSSSMLADDVVFDRYLSEANNLLKQAKECIKGKHDEEHAEIILYKSAKLLAKALAMKPMSLLAVGLLGNTYLLHGELKLKISRELRTLLSRKYPISVDSRGNTLKGLDEQVPNKDKIASALIHVCEECEELLVEAGRKYRLALSIDGNDVRALYNWGLALSFRAQLISDIGPEAAFDADKVFLAAIDKFDAMMSKGNVYAPDALYRWGVVLQQRSRLRPRNSKEKVKLLMQAKRLYEDALNMEFDNLQVREAISSCVAELNHRHF; this is translated from the exons atgaaaactcTAACCTTTGCAAACCCAACCATCTACACAAACTCCAAATTCTCTCCTTCAATTTTCCTCTTATCACTTTCCCAACAGAACACAAAAGTCTTTGGCTTTTCCCTCAAAAAATCTCTCTACATTTTCAAAACCACAAAAACCTTCCCTGTCATCAAAGCATCAGCCACCACTAATGATAATTCACTCAATTACGGTGGTTGGGACGATTTTCGACTCGGTGGTGATTTGCCTAACTCGGGCGAATCAAGTCAGGTTCCTTATTTCTTAGTTTCTAGAGGAATTGATGacagtaaaaaatatatctttgtGTTCTTCTTAGGGATTTTTTGCGCTTTTGCCATTTCTAGGGTTAGGGTTTCGTCAATTATTGTCTTTCCCGCTTCTGTTTTGATTTTTGCTATTGGGTTTTCACTTGGGTTTTTCCGTGGAGGGAATCTCATTGAGTTGAGTGCAAATGCAAGTAAGAAGAGAGCTAAAGACGAGATTTTTAGGGTTTGTAGTGAGAGATTGAGGAGTTTAGTGGGATTTTTTGATGGGTTTGATGTTAAAGTCAATGATTTGAAGAATTATATACAAAGAGTTATTGATACTAAAGAGATTGAATTGGGTGATTTGGAAAATTATATTAGTGTTATTGAATCATTACAAGCATCAGCGTTGAATTCTAGAAATGTTGTTGAGAGTACCATTGTTGGTGTAGGAAATTCCAGCAGTGTGTTAGCTGAGAACCAAAAATCATCTgttagaaaaaagaaggaaattggGGAAGTTGGGTTTGGGTTATTGCAGTTTGTTGGGGGTTTATTTGGAGAGAAATTAGTTGATTCAAAGCCTCCTAAAGTGAAAGATAAAGACAATGCTAAGCAAGGTTTAACAAATGATCAAAGTCAAGGGAACGACAAGGTTTTCGCCAATGATCAAACTCAAGTTAACAGCTCGACTCAACAGATTAGACTTAATATTGTTGATAATGATCAAGGAAATAACCCTTCCATGTTTTCTCAAGGTTTGACAAATAAGTCAGCTTTAGACTGGGATACTGAAAGAAGAATTAGAATAATGTcagaaaatgcaaaaatgAACACAGGAGAAACAGGTGGGAACTGGAAAAGGTTTATTGACAGCCAAGAATATTCTTACCAAAGTAGCAGGTTGCAATTTGTGGATAATCAGCGTGTCTCCTGGACGATgaacaaaaataatgaaactgAGATGTGGAAATCCCGTGAAAATTGGCGTGACTCTGTGGATTTGAATTTTAGTTTCAAACATGCGGAAACAGAAGCTTCCTTTGTGCAAGAGCAGATGTTGAAGCAATCTAGTGGAGCTTACAAGCCTTCAAAGAACCGGAATGTGAATGAAGATAAAGGATATAGATCTCAATTCAGAGAAGAGGAGCCGAGTGATGATTCTCGTTTGCCTGATAATCAATCTGTAATGGAGGGTGAAGTTggctcctcttcttcttcaatgCTTGCAGATGATGTGGTGTTTGATAGATATCTTTCAGAGGCTAACAACCTTCTGAAACAAGCCAAGGAATGTATAAAGGGAAAACATGATGAAGAACATGCAGAAATCATACTGTACAAGTCTGCAAAGTTGCTTGCTAAAGCCCTAGCCATGAAGCCCATGAGTTTGTTGGCCGTCGGCCTATTGGGCAACACATATCTCCTTCATGGAgaactaaaattaaagataagtCGTGAATTGAGAACCCTTCTTTCAAGAAAGTACCCCATATCAGTTGATAGTAGGGGTAATACACTCAAAGGCCTTGACGAGCAAGTaccaaataaagataaaattgcaTCTGCTCTTATTCATGTATGTGAAGAATGTGAAGAACTGCTTGTGGAGGCAGGCAGAAAATATAGGCTGGCATTATCCATTGATGGGAATGATGTTAGAGCATTGTATAATTGGGGCCTTGCTCTCTCTTTTCGAGCACAATTGATTTCAGATATTGGACCA GAAGCTGCTTTTGATGCTGACAAAGTGTTCTTAGCTGCAATTGATAAATTTGATGCCATGATGTCCAAAGGCAATGTTTATGCACCAGATG CTCTATATAGATGGGGTGTAGTGCTGCAGCAAAGATCTCGTTTACGGCCTCGGAACAGTAAAGAGAAGGTGAAGTTGCTAATGCAAGCAAAACGACTATATGAAGATGCACTCAATATGGAGTTTGACAATCTCCAAGTAAGAGAAGCTATATCATCATGTGTAGCGGAACTAAATCACAGGCACTTCTAA
- the LOC8279481 gene encoding CBS domain-containing protein CBSX5, translating into MAVSLLAREVSDLCLGKPALRSLSVSATVAEALSGLKRSDDPYLSVWSCDHNNKKNYINNNNNSNECRCIGKICMVDIISFLCKEENLKNLPRALQEPLSSVLVSKVYGLVRPLEPHASLLEAIDLILEGAQNLVIPVHSPFTRKKLIHRTSSYSTLHNNREYCWLTQEDIIRYLLNCIGLFSPIPNHTVESLNIIDTESILAVCYDEPASSALPLISQSLVKQTSVAILDIEGKLIGEISPYTLNSCDELVAAAIATLSAGELMAYVDCGDPPEDLIRLVKERLEERNLEIVLELMEEESGISSSSSSFSSFSSSSDEEFGLGKSGSFRGHSTRVARRTDAIVCFPWSSLVAVMIQAISHRASYVWVVEEDGTLVGVVTFTGMLKVFRERVKSMM; encoded by the exons ATGGCAGTTAGTCTCTTAGCTCGCGAGGTATCTGACCTATGCCTTGGAAAACCTGCACTTAGGTCTCTTTCTGTATCCGCAACCGTTGCTGAAGCTTTATCGGGTCTAAAAAGATCCGACGACCCGTATTTGAGTGTATGGAGCTGTGatcataataataagaagaattatattaataataacaataatagtaATGAATGTCGCTGCATTGGTAAAATTTGTATGGTGGATATCATTTCTTTCTTGTGTAAAgaagagaatttgaaaaatcttccACGCGCTCTTCAAGAACCTCTCTCTTCTGTTCTTGTTTCGAAAGTTTATGGTCTTGTTAGACCTTTGGAGCCTCACGCAAG CTTGTTGGAGGCTATAGATCTCATTCTTGAAGGTGCACAGAACCTTGTGATACCAGTTCACAGTCCCTTTACAAGAAAAAAGCTCATACACAGAACATCATCTTACTCTACCCTCCACAACAATCGCGAGTACTGCTGGCTAACTCAGGAAGACATAATTCGCTACCTTCTTAACTGCATTGGTCTCTTCTCTCCCATTCCTAACCACACCGTTGAGTCTCTCAACATCATTGACACAGAATCCATCTTGGCTGTCTGCTATGATGAGCCTGCCTCATCTGCCTTACCATTAATCTCTCAATCCCTTGTCAAGCAAACGTCTGTTGCCATTCTTGATATAGAAGGCAAGTTAATTGGTGAGATTTCACCTTACACATTGAACTCTTGTGATGAGTTGGTTGCTGCTGCAATCGCTACACTCTCTGCGGGGGAGTTGATGGCTTATGTAGATTGTGGCGATCCGCCAGAGGACTTGATACGATTGGTCAAGGAAAGATTAGAAGAAAGGAATTTAGAAATCGTGCTGGAATTGATGGAAGAAGAATCAGGAATctcatcatcatcctcatccttttcatcattttcatcATCATCGGATGAGGAGTTTGGATTGGGCAAGAGTGGAAGCTTTCGTGGGCATTCAACAAGAGTGGCAAGGAGAACAGATGCAATCGTGTGCTTTCCATGGAGCTCATTGGTTGCAGTAATGATTCAGGCAATTTCTCATCGCGCGAGTTATGTCTGGGTTGTTGAAGAAGATGGCACTTTGGTTGGAGTTGTTACTTTCACAGGGATGTTGAAAGTGTTCCGTGAACGTGTGAAGTCAATGATGTAG
- the LOC8279477 gene encoding probable trafficking protein particle complex subunit 13 homolog isoform X2 yields MSTTPGTHSLAFRVMRLCRPSFHVDAQLLVDPSDLIVGEDIFDDPVAASRLPPLIDSHITKLTDTSDLSYRTRFLHQHPSDSFGLTGLLVLPQAFGAIYLGETFCSYISINNSSNFEVRDVIIKAEIQTERQRILLLDTSKNPVESIRAGGRYDFIVEHDVKELGAHTLVCTALYSDGDGERKYLPQFFKFIVANPLSVRTKVRVVKETTYLEACIENHTKTNLYMDQVEFEPAQHWSAKIIKDDEKQSEKDSLTREIFKPPVLIRSGGGIHNYLYQLRLSAHGAAQSNVLGKLQITWRTNLGEPGRLQTQQILGTPITRKEIELCIAKVPAVINLDKPFSVHLKLTNHTDKELGPFEVWLSQDGSVEEKAVTINGLQTMELSQLEAFGTTDFHLNLIATKLGVQRITGITVFDKSEKKTYDPLPDLEIFVAID; encoded by the exons ATGAGCACAACACCGGGAACGCACTCGCTTGCCTTTCGAGTGATGAGGCTATGCAGGCCGTCTTTCCACGTGGACGCGCAGCTGCTTGTGGACCCCTCCGATCTCATAGTCGGCGAAGACATCTTCGACGATCCAGTTGCCGCTTCACGCCTTCCTCCTCTCATTGACAGCCATATCACCAAGCTCACCGATACATCTGATCTCAGCTACCGCACTAGATTCCTCCACCAACACCCTTCTGATTCATTCGGCCTCACTGGCCTCCTTGTCCTTCCTCAAGCCTTCGG GGCTATATATTTGGGAGAAACATTTTGCAGCTATATTAGCATAAATAACAGTTCTAATTTTGAAGTTAGGGACGTTATTATCAAG GCAGAAATTCAAACAGAGAGACAGAGGATCCTCCTTTTAGACACATCAAAAAACCCTGTAGAGTCAAtacgtgctggaggccgttaTGATTTCATTGTTGAGCATGATGTTAAGGAACTTGGGGCTCATAC GCTAGTCTGCACCGCACTTTACAGTGACGGTGATGGTGAACGCAAATATCTTCCTCAGTTTTTTAAGTTCATTGTTGCCAATCCACTTTCAGTTAGGACCAAG GTCCGTGTTGTCAAG GAAACTACATATTTAGAGGCATGCATTGAAAACCATACAAAGACAAACCTTTATATGGATCAAGTTGAGTTTGAGCCAGCTCAACATTGGAGcgcaaaaataataaaagatgatGAAAAACAATCTGAAAAAGATTCTCTAACCAG GGAGATATTCAAGCCTCCTGTTCTCATTAGATCTGGTGGAGGAATTCACAACTATCTTTATCAATTGCGATTGTCTGCCCATGGTGCTGCTCAAAGTAATGTTCTTGGGAAGCTTCAAATAACATGGCGTACAAATTTAGGTGAACCTGGTCGCCTGCAGACACAGCAAATTCTTGGCACT CCCATCACCCGTAAGGAGATTGAATTGTGCATTGCGAAGGTTCCAGCTGTCATCAACCTGGACAAGCCCTTTTCG GTGCATTTGAAGCTGACTAACCATACAGATAAAGAATTGGGCCCCTTTGAGGTTTGGTTATCACAAGATGGTTCTGTTGAGGAGAAGGCTGTTACAATTAATGGTCTTCAGACAATG GAATTATCACAGTTGGAGGCATTTGGAACCACAGATTTTCACTTG AACTTAATTGCCACTAAACTCGGTGTCCAAAGAATAACAGGCATTACAGTGTTTGATAAATCAGAGAAGAAAACATATGACCCGCTGCCTGATTTAGAg ATATTTGTGGCCATCGATTGA
- the LOC8279478 gene encoding stem-specific protein TSJT1, translating to MLAIFNKGLVNPPQELNSPASLASSRKPQLPEQILKDFASSDLSNAFSISFGDSASLAYIPPKNPFPIHQRLFCGLNDVYCIFLGSLNNLCSLNRQYGLSKGTNEAMFVIEAYKTLRDRGPYPAHQVLKELEGTFGFVVYDTKSGHVFAALGANEGVGLYWGIAADGSVVISDNLEVIKGSCAKSFAPFPSGCMFHSEQGLMSFEHPRSKMKAMPRIDSEGAMCGANFKVDNQSRISSMPRVGSEANWALRGSQA from the exons atgttGGCAATATTCAACAAAGGGTTAGTGAATCCACCTCAGGAGCTGAACAGCCCAGCTTCATTGGCATCATCAAGAAAGCCTCAGCTTCCTGAACAGATTCTCAAGGATTTCGCATCTTCTGATCTTTCTAATGCTTTCTCAATTAGCTTTGGAGATTCTGCCTCCCTTGCCTATATCCCTCCCAAAAATCCTTTCCCAATTCATCAGAG GTTGTTTTGTGGATTGAATGACGTATACTGCATTTTCTTGGGGAGCTTAAACAACTTGTGCAGCCTCAATAGACAATATGGGTTATCGAAGGGAACCAATGAGGCCATGTTTGTAATTGAAGCATACAAGACCCTACGTGATCGTGGGCCATACCCAGCACACCAGGTGCTCAAGGAACTGGAAGGCACCTTCGGCTTCGTGGTCTATGATACCAAATCTGGACATGTCTTTGCAGCCCTG GGTGCAAATGAAGGTGTGGGGCTATACTGGGGCATTGCAGCTGATGGTTCTGTGGTGATATCTGACAACTTGGAGGTCATAAAAGGAAGCTGTGCCAAGTCATTTGCACCATTTCCATCAGGGTGCATGTTCCACAGTGAACAAGGGTTGATGAGCTTCGAACATCCAAGGAGCAAAATGAAAGCAATGCCTAGGATTGACAGTGAGGGTGCAATGTGTGGAGCCAACTTCAAGGTTGATAATCAATCTAGGATTAGTAGCATGCCCCGTGTTGGTAGCGAAGCCAATTGGGCATTGAGAGGCTCGCAAGCCTAA
- the LOC8279477 gene encoding probable trafficking protein particle complex subunit 13 homolog isoform X1, whose translation MSTTPGTHSLAFRVMRLCRPSFHVDAQLLVDPSDLIVGEDIFDDPVAASRLPPLIDSHITKLTDTSDLSYRTRFLHQHPSDSFGLTGLLVLPQAFGAIYLGETFCSYISINNSSNFEVRDVIIKAEIQTERQRILLLDTSKNPVESIRAGGRYDFIVEHDVKELGAHTLVCTALYSDGDGERKYLPQFFKFIVANPLSVRTKVRVVKETTYLEACIENHTKTNLYMDQVEFEPAQHWSAKIIKDDEKQSEKDSLTREIFKPPVLIRSGGGIHNYLYQLRLSAHGAAQSNVLGKLQITWRTNLGEPGRLQTQQILGTVNPITRKEIELCIAKVPAVINLDKPFSVHLKLTNHTDKELGPFEVWLSQDGSVEEKAVTINGLQTMELSQLEAFGTTDFHLNLIATKLGVQRITGITVFDKSEKKTYDPLPDLEIFVAID comes from the exons ATGAGCACAACACCGGGAACGCACTCGCTTGCCTTTCGAGTGATGAGGCTATGCAGGCCGTCTTTCCACGTGGACGCGCAGCTGCTTGTGGACCCCTCCGATCTCATAGTCGGCGAAGACATCTTCGACGATCCAGTTGCCGCTTCACGCCTTCCTCCTCTCATTGACAGCCATATCACCAAGCTCACCGATACATCTGATCTCAGCTACCGCACTAGATTCCTCCACCAACACCCTTCTGATTCATTCGGCCTCACTGGCCTCCTTGTCCTTCCTCAAGCCTTCGG GGCTATATATTTGGGAGAAACATTTTGCAGCTATATTAGCATAAATAACAGTTCTAATTTTGAAGTTAGGGACGTTATTATCAAG GCAGAAATTCAAACAGAGAGACAGAGGATCCTCCTTTTAGACACATCAAAAAACCCTGTAGAGTCAAtacgtgctggaggccgttaTGATTTCATTGTTGAGCATGATGTTAAGGAACTTGGGGCTCATAC GCTAGTCTGCACCGCACTTTACAGTGACGGTGATGGTGAACGCAAATATCTTCCTCAGTTTTTTAAGTTCATTGTTGCCAATCCACTTTCAGTTAGGACCAAG GTCCGTGTTGTCAAG GAAACTACATATTTAGAGGCATGCATTGAAAACCATACAAAGACAAACCTTTATATGGATCAAGTTGAGTTTGAGCCAGCTCAACATTGGAGcgcaaaaataataaaagatgatGAAAAACAATCTGAAAAAGATTCTCTAACCAG GGAGATATTCAAGCCTCCTGTTCTCATTAGATCTGGTGGAGGAATTCACAACTATCTTTATCAATTGCGATTGTCTGCCCATGGTGCTGCTCAAAGTAATGTTCTTGGGAAGCTTCAAATAACATGGCGTACAAATTTAGGTGAACCTGGTCGCCTGCAGACACAGCAAATTCTTGGCACTGTAAAT CCCATCACCCGTAAGGAGATTGAATTGTGCATTGCGAAGGTTCCAGCTGTCATCAACCTGGACAAGCCCTTTTCG GTGCATTTGAAGCTGACTAACCATACAGATAAAGAATTGGGCCCCTTTGAGGTTTGGTTATCACAAGATGGTTCTGTTGAGGAGAAGGCTGTTACAATTAATGGTCTTCAGACAATG GAATTATCACAGTTGGAGGCATTTGGAACCACAGATTTTCACTTG AACTTAATTGCCACTAAACTCGGTGTCCAAAGAATAACAGGCATTACAGTGTTTGATAAATCAGAGAAGAAAACATATGACCCGCTGCCTGATTTAGAg ATATTTGTGGCCATCGATTGA